The proteins below come from a single Chitinophaga pinensis DSM 2588 genomic window:
- a CDS encoding discoidin domain-containing protein, producing MLRNKRWALSAVLGILCLAANGQEKIMTLNSSNAAVSWKVKAAAELGQTTDIHATAYNDQQWVKGIVPGTVFGSFVAAGLEKDPNYADNIYQVDKAKYDRDFWYRSTFKFSRRKAGEQQWLNFEGVNRKAEVFLNGHRLGLLDGFMDRGKFDVTNLLRYDQPNVLALLVSWPGTPIVNYSSPTYISSASWDWMPYVPGLNMGITDDVYITGSGAITIQDPWVRTSAADTSLAKLSISMELDNHSAQAQEGTISGTIQPGNIRFSKNVKLSAGQTEQVSFQPEIAHPALWWPNGYGSQPLYTCDLQFTVKDSVSDSHNVTFGVRRFSYDTTGGVLHIYINGQKIFIKGGNWGMSEYLLRCRGSEYDTKLKLHREMNFNMVRNWIGSTTDEEFYTACDRYGLLVWDDFWLNSHPNLPKDIFAFNRNAVEKIKRLRNHASIAVWCGDNEGYPLPPLNNWLKEDVSTFDGNDRLYQANSHADGLTGSGPWTNFAPAWYFTRFPGGFGGTPGWGLRTEIGTAVFPSFESFKQFMPDSSWWPRNKMWDLHFFGPSAANAGPDRYDEAINKGYGTASGIEDYCRKAQLVNIEVNKAMYEGWLHNMWKDASGIMTWMSQSAYPSMVWQTYDYYYDLTGAYWGVKKACEPLHIQWSAADNSVKVVNTTLQDYSNLKAEAIVYNMDGTIAKQIGQTATVRAAANNTTPCFDLNFNADNLAFRKTVVASSSSPESAGTAAAADGSVGSRWSSNYNDNEWIYVDLGVAQEISNVVLIWEDAHAAAYNLQVSDDAQSWTDVYKTETSKGGTETIALQAVKARYVRMLGRKRASQWGYSLYELEVYGKRSATLSEVQFIRLRLSDAKGSLQSDNFYWRGNRNGDYTALNQLPAVQLKVGSKAVQVSDSTRITATVSNPSNAAGPAFAVCVQVVRADNNERVLPLVMSDNYFTLLKGESKQLEISFEKRLLESGKYKLIVTPYNHK from the coding sequence ATGTTGAGAAACAAACGATGGGCGCTTTCAGCGGTCTTAGGGATATTATGCCTGGCAGCAAACGGACAGGAAAAGATCATGACCTTAAACAGCAGCAATGCGGCCGTAAGCTGGAAAGTGAAAGCGGCAGCGGAGCTGGGACAGACAACGGATATTCATGCAACAGCTTACAACGACCAGCAATGGGTGAAAGGGATTGTACCCGGGACGGTGTTTGGCTCATTTGTGGCCGCCGGATTAGAGAAAGATCCTAACTATGCGGATAACATTTACCAGGTAGATAAAGCGAAGTATGACCGGGATTTCTGGTATCGCAGCACGTTTAAGTTTTCCCGCCGGAAGGCAGGAGAGCAGCAATGGCTCAACTTTGAAGGCGTGAACCGGAAAGCGGAAGTATTCCTGAATGGCCATCGGCTTGGTTTACTGGACGGCTTTATGGACCGGGGAAAGTTTGACGTGACGAACCTGTTACGGTATGATCAGCCGAATGTACTGGCCTTGCTGGTGAGCTGGCCAGGTACGCCTATCGTGAACTATTCAAGTCCGACGTATATTTCCAGCGCCAGCTGGGACTGGATGCCCTATGTACCCGGACTGAACATGGGTATTACGGATGATGTATACATTACCGGTTCCGGCGCAATCACTATCCAGGACCCATGGGTACGTACCAGTGCCGCGGATACCTCACTCGCTAAACTGAGTATTTCGATGGAGTTGGATAATCATTCTGCACAGGCACAGGAGGGTACCATTTCCGGCACGATTCAGCCGGGTAATATCCGATTCTCAAAGAATGTAAAACTATCAGCCGGACAAACGGAACAAGTCTCTTTTCAGCCGGAAATAGCCCATCCTGCGCTTTGGTGGCCGAACGGGTATGGCAGTCAGCCCTTATATACCTGTGACCTGCAATTCACCGTAAAAGACAGCGTGTCTGACAGCCATAACGTGACTTTCGGTGTGAGACGTTTCAGTTATGACACCACAGGTGGTGTCTTGCATATCTATATCAACGGGCAAAAGATCTTCATCAAGGGCGGTAACTGGGGGATGTCGGAGTACCTGTTACGTTGTCGTGGCAGTGAATATGATACGAAGCTAAAGCTGCATCGTGAGATGAATTTTAATATGGTGCGCAACTGGATTGGAAGTACGACAGATGAAGAATTCTATACTGCCTGTGATAGATATGGCTTGCTGGTATGGGATGATTTCTGGTTGAACTCACATCCCAATCTGCCTAAAGATATCTTTGCTTTCAACAGGAATGCGGTGGAGAAGATCAAGCGGCTTCGTAATCATGCCAGTATCGCGGTATGGTGTGGCGATAATGAAGGTTATCCTTTACCACCTTTGAATAATTGGTTGAAAGAGGACGTCAGCACATTTGATGGGAATGACCGTTTGTATCAGGCGAATTCTCATGCTGATGGTCTGACGGGTAGTGGTCCGTGGACGAACTTTGCACCCGCCTGGTATTTTACCAGATTTCCCGGTGGATTTGGCGGTACGCCCGGATGGGGGCTACGTACTGAGATCGGTACGGCGGTGTTTCCTTCTTTTGAAAGCTTTAAACAGTTTATGCCGGACAGCAGCTGGTGGCCACGTAATAAAATGTGGGACCTGCATTTCTTTGGTCCGTCGGCGGCTAATGCTGGTCCGGACAGATATGACGAAGCGATCAACAAAGGTTACGGTACTGCCAGCGGTATTGAAGACTATTGCCGGAAGGCGCAGCTGGTGAATATTGAAGTCAACAAGGCGATGTATGAGGGTTGGTTACATAATATGTGGAAGGATGCATCGGGTATTATGACCTGGATGAGTCAATCTGCTTATCCGAGTATGGTATGGCAGACTTACGACTATTACTATGACCTGACAGGCGCTTACTGGGGCGTGAAAAAAGCCTGCGAGCCTTTGCACATTCAATGGAGTGCGGCGGATAATTCCGTGAAGGTGGTGAATACTACTTTACAGGATTATAGTAACCTGAAGGCGGAAGCGATTGTATACAATATGGATGGAACGATTGCTAAACAGATTGGTCAGACAGCGACTGTCCGTGCCGCTGCGAATAATACAACGCCTTGTTTTGATCTGAATTTTAATGCAGACAATCTGGCATTCAGGAAGACAGTGGTAGCTTCCTCTTCTTCTCCGGAGAGTGCAGGCACTGCTGCCGCAGCAGATGGCAGTGTAGGTTCCCGCTGGAGCAGTAATTACAACGACAATGAATGGATCTATGTGGATCTGGGTGTTGCGCAGGAGATCAGTAATGTCGTATTGATCTGGGAAGACGCACATGCGGCAGCTTATAATTTACAGGTCTCTGATGATGCGCAGTCCTGGACAGATGTCTATAAGACAGAGACCAGTAAAGGCGGTACTGAAACCATTGCTTTACAGGCGGTGAAGGCGCGTTATGTAAGAATGCTCGGACGTAAGCGGGCTTCACAATGGGGGTATTCTTTGTATGAGTTGGAGGTATATGGGAAACGTAGTGCGACCCTTTCAGAAGTGCAATTTATACGCTTGCGCCTGAGTGATGCCAAAGGTAGTCTGCAATCTGATAATTTCTATTGGAGAGGCAACCGGAATGGTGATTATACGGCCTTGAATCAATTACCGGCAGTACAGCTGAAGGTGGGTTCGAAGGCGGTGCAGGTGAGTGATAGTACACGTATTACAGCGACGGTGAGCAATCCTTCCAATGCTGCCGGACCTGCATTTGCGGTATGTGTGCAGGTAGTGAGAGCGGATAACAATGAGCGGGTATTACCGCTTGTGATGAGTGACAACTATTTCACTTTGCTGAAAGGTGAAAGCAAACAGCTGGAGATCTCTTTTGAGAAGCGATTGCTGGAGAGTGGTAAGTACAAATTGATCGTTACACCTTACAATCATAAATAG
- a CDS encoding PLP-dependent aminotransferase family protein, whose product MKNDFLYIEISNQLGELIKKQILQPGDRLPSVRNLCQEYGISMNTAKRIFLELEAQSLIESIPQSGYYVCRQPVRRLPLPDISNPSGKISNKEPEELISRVYANIGNTALTRFSVGVPANELLPLAKLNKELINATRNLADGGTAYETLQGNEKLRRAVAARSIYWGGNLQEVDLVTTAGGMNALSFCMMALAKAGDTIAIESPCYPGTLQLAKSLGLKVLELPTHPITGIEIAALKKVVTKINLCLLVPNFNTPLGSYMPEENKQAIVHLLAEHKVPLIEDDIYGDLYFSGHRPSCCKAFDTEGMVLWCSSVSKTLAPGYRVGWVAPGKFKDKILKLKLVHAISAPAITQEAVANFLTSGHYENHLRQFRRILHSNYQHYTESIAAYFPEGTKTSRPQGGLSIWVEFDKGINTTELFELAMKQKISIAPGRMFSLQDQFENCMRLSIGLSWSEDLKRKLKLLGNLAKQIKASR is encoded by the coding sequence ATGAAAAATGATTTCTTATACATAGAGATATCCAATCAGCTCGGTGAACTCATAAAGAAACAGATCCTGCAACCGGGAGATCGCCTGCCCTCCGTCAGAAATCTCTGCCAGGAATACGGTATCAGTATGAATACCGCCAAAAGGATCTTTCTCGAACTGGAAGCGCAATCACTGATTGAGTCTATTCCACAATCTGGATACTATGTATGCCGGCAACCGGTTCGCAGACTTCCCCTACCCGATATCAGCAATCCTTCGGGAAAAATCAGCAATAAAGAACCGGAAGAACTGATCAGCAGGGTCTATGCCAATATCGGCAACACCGCATTGACACGTTTCTCTGTAGGTGTACCTGCCAATGAGCTATTACCATTAGCAAAACTCAATAAAGAACTAATCAACGCAACAAGAAACCTGGCCGACGGTGGTACCGCCTATGAGACACTACAGGGCAATGAGAAACTGAGAAGAGCCGTTGCCGCCCGTTCTATCTATTGGGGCGGTAACCTGCAGGAAGTCGACCTTGTTACTACCGCCGGCGGCATGAATGCCCTTTCCTTTTGTATGATGGCACTGGCAAAAGCCGGAGATACCATTGCGATAGAAAGTCCCTGTTATCCCGGCACCCTCCAACTCGCTAAAAGCCTTGGATTAAAAGTCCTGGAATTACCGACGCATCCCATCACCGGTATCGAAATAGCAGCATTAAAAAAAGTCGTTACCAAAATTAATCTCTGTCTACTGGTCCCTAATTTCAATACACCTCTCGGCAGCTACATGCCGGAAGAAAACAAGCAAGCAATCGTCCATCTCCTTGCTGAGCATAAGGTACCACTCATAGAAGACGATATCTATGGCGACCTTTATTTCAGCGGACACCGCCCCTCCTGTTGTAAGGCATTTGACACCGAAGGAATGGTGCTCTGGTGCAGCTCTGTTTCTAAAACACTCGCACCGGGCTATCGTGTAGGTTGGGTGGCTCCCGGAAAATTCAAAGACAAAATATTAAAGCTGAAGCTGGTGCACGCCATCTCTGCTCCTGCCATCACACAGGAAGCAGTCGCTAATTTTCTCACAAGCGGACATTATGAAAATCATCTCCGGCAATTCAGAAGGATATTACACAGCAATTATCAGCATTATACAGAAAGCATTGCCGCATATTTCCCGGAGGGTACAAAGACCAGCAGACCGCAAGGAGGCCTCTCCATCTGGGTGGAGTTTGATAAAGGGATTAACACGACGGAACTGTTCGAACTGGCTATGAAACAGAAAATAAGTATTGCCCCAGGGAGGATGTTTTCTTTACAGGATCAGTTTGAAAACTGTATGCGACTGTCTATCGGACTAAGCTGGTCCGAAGACCTCAAACGGAAACTAAAACTCCTTGGGAACCTCGCAAAACAAATCAAAGCTTCCCGATAA
- a CDS encoding SusC/RagA family TonB-linked outer membrane protein encodes MKYILLLLLLAISLSSMAQQKSISGTVKDLNGVLPGAAVVEKGVPTNGAITDADGRFKLTLKGKSNAVIVKLIGFTTQEISVTGLVTLDVILQPATQGIDEVVVVGFTQTRRITNTGAVSGITGAEIRNVPTANVQNTLMGKLPGFVSQQRSGQPGRDASDFFIRGVSSLNSEGNKPLIIVDDIEYSYDQLQQINVNEIESISILKDASTTAIYGIKGANGVLVVTTRRGKSGRPQVNVRAESGLQAPVKTPRLLDAYNTGLLVNEAYRNDGLTPLFTDADLELFRNGKDPYGHPNINWYETVFKKFAQQANTNVDISGGTEAVKYFISGGFLTQNGLVKDFSDPRNEVNTNYFFRRYNFRSNLDMWANKTLTLRLDLTARFGDINEPHAANVVSEVYNFEKIHPYSAPIMNPDGSYAFAVDTKDKLPTINARLANGGYTRSKRTDFNALFGATQQLDFMTKGLSLTARVAYAGVEQYSRNLFRSADPPSYHYNPVDGSYTLDPRGNYRLQAYRVTGNTDLYSRNVNTQAFLNYDRSFGAHTFNSLILYNRQSYAFKSDVPANFRGLSFKAGYNYQQKYLIDFNGAYNGSDRFQAKKRNGFFPAVGVGWNISQESFFKERNLPFSLLKLRGSYGVVGSDVTSGNRYLYRQEYYYSGGYSFGENDSQQGSIYEGELGNMDVSWEKARKADVGIDMNLFKDKLSVTVDYFHDIRYDQLVRKGSIPGIIGIGFSPTNVARTSNKGFDGQINYRGSIRRVNFTTSLVFQHFKNKVLFKDEAQPAFPWLRETGRPIDQPFGYTFIGYYTPEDIQKIQANTHDKPATPLSEYPIQAGDLKYRDLNNDGIIDNNDRGPIGRPNLANTVLGLTLAANYKGFSVSLLFQGAFGYSFSVVGTGIETFQSQFQPIHQERWTPENADNAQFPRLTSNPTTVNSARTYMSDFWLIDARYVRLKTIDLGYQLPSRWLPQRLNNARLYLSAYNLLTWTNYDKYQQDPEVSSNSAGDAYINQRVVNLGVQIGFK; translated from the coding sequence ATGAAATATATTTTACTGTTGCTGCTGTTGGCCATTTCCCTGTCTTCGATGGCACAGCAAAAAAGCATAAGCGGTACTGTGAAAGACCTGAATGGCGTATTGCCTGGTGCGGCAGTTGTCGAGAAGGGCGTGCCTACCAATGGGGCTATTACAGATGCGGACGGCCGGTTTAAACTGACCCTGAAGGGGAAGTCGAATGCGGTGATCGTGAAGCTGATCGGGTTTACGACCCAGGAAATCAGTGTAACAGGTTTAGTGACCCTTGATGTCATATTACAACCTGCTACACAGGGGATCGATGAAGTAGTGGTGGTGGGTTTTACGCAGACAAGACGTATTACAAATACCGGTGCGGTAAGTGGTATCACCGGGGCTGAGATCAGGAATGTACCTACTGCCAACGTGCAGAATACTCTGATGGGTAAGCTGCCAGGATTTGTGTCGCAGCAACGTTCCGGTCAGCCGGGAAGAGATGCTTCCGACTTTTTTATCCGTGGTGTGAGTTCGCTGAACAGCGAGGGAAATAAACCACTGATCATCGTGGATGATATTGAATACTCTTACGACCAGTTGCAACAGATCAACGTCAATGAGATTGAAAGTATCTCTATCCTGAAAGATGCGTCCACTACCGCGATCTATGGTATCAAGGGCGCTAACGGCGTACTGGTGGTGACGACCCGCAGAGGTAAAAGCGGTCGTCCGCAGGTAAACGTACGAGCAGAATCAGGCTTACAGGCGCCGGTAAAGACGCCCAGGTTGCTGGATGCTTACAATACGGGATTGCTGGTGAATGAAGCGTATAGGAATGACGGTCTGACGCCACTGTTTACGGATGCGGACCTGGAGCTGTTCAGGAACGGGAAAGATCCTTATGGTCATCCGAATATCAACTGGTATGAAACGGTGTTTAAGAAATTTGCACAGCAGGCGAATACAAACGTCGATATCTCCGGTGGAACAGAGGCGGTGAAGTATTTTATTTCCGGTGGATTTTTAACACAGAACGGACTTGTAAAGGACTTTTCTGATCCCCGTAATGAAGTGAATACAAACTATTTCTTCCGCAGGTATAACTTCCGCTCCAATCTCGATATGTGGGCAAATAAGACGCTGACACTGCGTCTTGACCTGACAGCTCGTTTTGGTGATATCAATGAGCCACATGCAGCCAATGTGGTATCGGAAGTCTATAATTTTGAAAAGATACATCCTTATTCCGCGCCTATCATGAACCCGGATGGTAGTTATGCATTTGCGGTGGATACAAAGGATAAGTTACCGACGATCAATGCCCGTCTGGCGAATGGGGGTTATACCCGTAGTAAGCGTACAGACTTTAATGCCTTATTTGGCGCTACGCAGCAACTGGACTTTATGACGAAAGGCTTGTCCCTGACGGCCCGTGTGGCTTATGCCGGTGTGGAGCAGTATTCCAGGAACCTGTTCCGTTCTGCAGATCCGCCTTCTTATCATTATAATCCGGTGGATGGTTCTTATACGCTGGATCCCCGTGGAAACTACCGTTTGCAGGCTTATCGTGTGACGGGCAATACGGACCTGTACAGCCGGAATGTGAACACGCAGGCATTCCTCAATTACGACCGTAGCTTTGGCGCCCATACCTTTAACTCACTCATACTATACAATAGGCAGAGTTATGCCTTTAAGTCGGATGTTCCGGCCAACTTCCGCGGACTTTCCTTCAAGGCCGGCTACAACTATCAACAGAAATATCTGATCGATTTTAATGGGGCTTATAATGGTTCTGACCGTTTTCAGGCGAAGAAAAGGAATGGTTTTTTCCCGGCAGTGGGCGTGGGCTGGAATATTTCGCAGGAGTCGTTCTTTAAGGAACGTAACCTGCCTTTCAGTCTGCTGAAACTGCGTGGTTCCTATGGCGTAGTAGGCTCTGATGTGACGTCGGGCAACCGTTATCTCTATCGTCAGGAGTATTATTATAGCGGTGGTTATTCCTTCGGGGAAAATGACTCCCAACAAGGTTCTATTTATGAAGGAGAACTGGGCAATATGGACGTAAGCTGGGAAAAGGCGAGGAAAGCAGATGTGGGTATCGATATGAACCTGTTTAAAGACAAGCTTTCTGTGACGGTCGATTATTTCCATGATATCCGCTATGATCAGCTGGTGCGGAAGGGTTCTATTCCTGGTATTATCGGTATTGGTTTCAGTCCGACGAATGTGGCCAGAACGAGCAACAAAGGTTTCGACGGACAGATCAACTACCGTGGCAGCATCCGCCGTGTAAACTTCACCACCAGCCTGGTATTCCAGCATTTCAAGAACAAGGTACTGTTCAAGGATGAAGCACAGCCGGCTTTCCCCTGGTTGAGAGAAACGGGTCGTCCTATCGATCAGCCATTCGGCTATACTTTTATCGGGTATTATACACCGGAGGATATTCAGAAGATCCAGGCGAACACACATGACAAACCAGCTACACCGCTGAGTGAATATCCGATCCAGGCAGGTGATCTGAAATACAGGGATCTTAACAACGACGGTATTATTGATAATAATGACAGGGGACCTATCGGTCGTCCGAATCTGGCCAATACGGTGCTGGGTCTAACACTGGCAGCTAACTACAAAGGGTTTAGTGTGAGTCTGCTGTTCCAGGGTGCGTTTGGATATAGTTTCAGTGTGGTAGGTACCGGTATCGAGACTTTCCAGAGTCAGTTTCAGCCTATCCACCAGGAAAGATGGACACCGGAGAATGCGGATAACGCACAGTTCCCACGTCTGACCAGCAATCCGACTACTGTAAATAGTGCGCGCACCTATATGTCAGATTTTTGGTTGATCGATGCGCGTTATGTACGTCTGAAAACGATCGATCTGGGGTATCAGTTGCCAAGCCGCTGGTTACCACAACGCCTTAACAACGCACGACTGTACCTGAGTGCCTATAACCTTTTAACATGGACCAACTACGATAAGTACCAGCAGGACCCTGAGGTATCCAGTAACTCTGCGGGCGACGCCTATATCAATCAGCGCGTTGTCAATCTGGGGGTGCAGATCGGTTTTAAATAA